A genomic window from Hyla sarda isolate aHylSar1 chromosome 8, aHylSar1.hap1, whole genome shotgun sequence includes:
- the LOC130283896 gene encoding gamma-crystallin-3-like — MGKIIFYEDRNFQGRSYECNSECPDLSSYFRRCNSIRVESGNWILYEHPNYRGHQYFLHRGEYPDFQQWMGYNDSIRSCRLSPQHQGSFRIRIYEREDFRGQMMEFTEDCPHVFERFRYNDINSAHVQDGYWMFYEEPNYRGRQYYLRPGEYRRYSDWGASNPKIGSFKRVHHFL, encoded by the exons ATGGGAAAG ATTATCTTCTATGAAGACAGGAATTTCCAGGGTCGCTCTTATGAGTGCAACTCTGAATGTCCAGACTTGTCCTCTTACTTCAGACGTTGTAACTCTATCCGTGTAGAAAGTGGAAACTGGATCCTGTATGAACACCCCAACTACAGAGGACATCAGTATTTTCTGCATAGAGGAGAATATCCTGACTTCCAGCAATGGATGGGTTACAATGACTCTATTCGTTCTTGCCGCTTAAGCCCTCAG CATCAGGGATCATTTAGGATTAGGATCTATGAAAGAGAAGATTTTAGAGGCCAAATGATGGAGTTCACTGAAGATTGCCCTCATGTGTTTGAGAGATTCCGTTACAACGACATTAATTCTGCCCATGTGCAAGATGGATATTGGATGTTCTATGAGGAGCCCAACTATAGGGGACGTCAGTATTACCTGAGGCCTGGAGAGTACAGAAGATACAGCGACTGGGGAGCATCTAATCCCAAAATTGGTTCTTTTAAACGAGTTCACCACTTCCTCTGA